The Candidatus Micrarchaeia archaeon DNA window ATCTTCATATTTATTAAAAAACTTATATTTTTCAAATTTTTTAGAATAAATATAATTTGGAAAAGTTTTGACATAATCTTCATATAAAACAACACCTAAAGAAAGACCCATCCCCCTTGGATCATAATCTTTATCAACAACTAAATACATTGCATTAAACAAAATTTCTTCATAAATATCTTTTTGTTCATTATTCAATTTATTAATATCTAAAATTTCTTTAAATTCTTTTAGGGCATTATAACATTCTACTGCACTTCCAACTTTGAAGTTTACTTTACTTTTATTTAATATGTTTTCAATTTCTTCGTTCAATACAATTTCTTGATATTTATTATGAATTTGATCTAATGTTTTAGATCTCTCTTCATCATGGGAAAAAGGAAATAATGTTATATACTGCGTATATAAATCAAAATTTAGATCTACATTTTTATGGGGTTTTTTAATATACGAATCAAAAGTTAAAAAAGTCGCATTATATAAAACCAATTCATAATACTCAAGAATAGAAGAATCTAATAATTTAATATTTTCAATATTTCCTATTATATTGTTTTCAAAATTATTTAATACTTTCATACAATTTTCAAGATTATTTTTTTTAAAAGAATTAAAACTTTCTTCAGCTAATTTTTGAGCTAATTCTAATTTACTCTCCAAAGTAGGTATTTTTGATAAAATTGGGTTTTTAGTATTATTCTCTTGTTGTTTAAGAATAGGATCCATATATTATATTAAAAAAGAGATATTTAAAAAGATATCTTAATATGTTCACATAGCCAAATATTTAAAAACCAGTAAATGAATATTTATATTGATAAAAATGGCAGAAATGAATTTATACAGAAAAAGAGAATTACAAAATAACGCACAGGAATACTTTTCAAAAGCAGAAAAAATTTTTAGTGACTTTAGAATTAAAGAATCAAGAGAAGGAAAGAAAATAGATACAAAAGTTCTAGAAATTGCTTTTAAACTAATAGATAAAGGATTGGAAATATGGATAAATAATAAAGACGCATATAATCTAAAAGGATGTATCTACATCACACTTGGAAAAACAGAAGAAGCAGAAGAAGCTTTAAGAAAAGCAATTGAAATTGATCCCAACTTTTATTCTGCAAGATATAATTTAGCATTATGTCATTTAGCAAAAGGAAATGAAAAAGAAGCACAAAAAGAATTAGTAGAATTAATACATTTAAAAAAAGATTATTTTATGGCCATAAATACACTTGGTAATATATATCAAAAAAAAGAAGAATATAATACTGCAAAAAAACTATTTGAAAGAGTAATAAATATGCACGAATATTATATTCCTTCATACATTGGAAAAGCAAACTGTGAAGAAAAAGAGGGGAATTTAGAAGAAGCATTAAAAACTATAAAAACTGCAATTAAAAAATTTCCAGATTATAAAAATAAATATTCTGTAGAAGGTTATGCATTAAAAAATTCAGGAGAAGAAGAATTTGATTTTGGAAGAAAATATTTTGAAGAAAACATACATAATTATCCAGAACTAATTTCATTATATTATAAAAAATCAATTATTGAATTAAAATTAGGAAAGGAAACAGCTGCCAAAAAAAGTATGGAAAAAATAAAAAGCACTTTAGTTTTTAGAAAAATTGATGAAAAAAATTTAGCAGATATTGAAAAATAATTTATCTTTTTTTCTTCTGTTTTTTTGTTTTGAACTGTGGAAATGCTTTATTAAATGAATCAACATCTATATATGGATACATTTTAAGAATTTCTAAAACACAACTCAATAAATAAGGGTTATTTATTAATTCTTTATTCGTTTTAAATAATTCTGCTAAGTTTTGGTATCCTTTCTTTTTTCCTTTTGTTATTTTCTTTGCCTGTTCATCAATTTCTTTATGGTTTAAATTTAAAAAATCAAATGCTTTTCTATATAAAGTGATATACTGGCCAACTAATGTTTGTAAAATTTCTCCTGTCTCTGTATCTTTTAAAATACTCATTCTTCTTACTGCAAAATAATTTTTATGTCTTATAAACAAAGCAATTCCCTCATATTCTAAACTATCTGCTTTTGTTTGATTTGGCTTATCTTTATAATTTGCTGTTTGTTCTTTTGAAATCCATGAATAAATTTTTGTTTTTTCTAAAAGTTTCCTTAATAAATAAGCTTCTAAAAATGGTTTATACTCTTTTGGAAAATTAGAAAAAATATTATTCACATCTTTATTTTTTATATTTGAAAAAACATCTATTAAATTATTTTTATTATCTTTAAGTAAAGAATCGATATACTTATCTAATTCTGTTAAGTCCCCTAGAGATTCATAACATTTATTGAAAACCAAATCATCTATTTGAGATAAAGCAAAAACTGCTTTTTCATCATTATCTTCAAATTCAAATTTTATTGAATCATTCCAATTATTCTTTTTATATCTACTAATAAATGTTATTTCTGTCATTTATTCACCTTTTATTAAACGCCCCGGAACGGGATCGAACCGTTGGCCTTCCGGTGTCAGCTCCCAAAGTTTTTTGGTTTCTTTTGGTGCAGCTTTTCTTTCCAAAGAAAAGGTGCTTAACAGCCGGACGCTACTACCGCTAAGCTACCGGGGCTTAAAATTATAAAATAATTTTGGTGGTTGTGTATTTAAAGGTTTTGATTATTTTTTTTCAAGTCTATAATACAATGTTCTCCAGCTAACCTCTAATCTTTTTGCGATTTCTCTTAT harbors:
- a CDS encoding tetratricopeptide repeat protein; the encoded protein is MAEMNLYRKRELQNNAQEYFSKAEKIFSDFRIKESREGKKIDTKVLEIAFKLIDKGLEIWINNKDAYNLKGCIYITLGKTEEAEEALRKAIEIDPNFYSARYNLALCHLAKGNEKEAQKELVELIHLKKDYFMAINTLGNIYQKKEEYNTAKKLFERVINMHEYYIPSYIGKANCEEKEGNLEEALKTIKTAIKKFPDYKNKYSVEGYALKNSGEEEFDFGRKYFEENIHNYPELISLYYKKSIIELKLGKETAAKKSMEKIKSTLVFRKIDEKNLADIEK